Proteins encoded together in one Cicer arietinum cultivar CDC Frontier isolate Library 1 chromosome 4, Cicar.CDCFrontier_v2.0, whole genome shotgun sequence window:
- the LOC101507290 gene encoding probable indole-3-pyruvate monooxygenase YUCCA3, with translation MPHHHNISLNMPPMVETLNPEDIFKTRCIWVTGPVIVGAGPSGLAVAACLKDQNVPSILLERANCIASLWQNRTYNRLKLHLPKKFCQLPNFPFPDYFPEYPSKFQFINYLESYAKHFNINPNFNETVQSAKYDQTFGLWRVKTIRKINTFTSLAHAADDDDDDVEVEYICRWLVVATGENSEKVVPEFEGLDDFGGRVMHACDYKSGEGYGGKKVLVVGCGNSGMEVSLDLCNHNANPSMVVRSSVHVLPREVFGKSTFELAVMLMTKLPIWMVDKILLVLTRLILGNVEKYGLKRPCIGPLELKNISGKTPVLDIGALEKIRSGHIEVVPGIRRFSQGKVELVDGKVLNIDSVVLATGYRSNVPSWLKENEFFSNDGMPKDPFPNGWKGKSGLYAVGFTGRGLSGASLDAISVSHDIAKSWKEETKQRKKTVAARHRRCISHF, from the exons ATGCCTCATCATCATAACATTAGTCTAAACATGCCACCAATGGTTGAAACATTAAACCCAGAAGACATATTCAAAACCCGTTGCATATGGGTAACTGGACCAGTAATAGTAGGGGCTGGTCCATCAGGTCTAGCAGTAGCAGCTTGTTTAAAAGACCAAAATGTCCCTTCCATTCTTCTAGAAAGAGCTAACTGCATTGCTTCCCTTTGGCAAAACAGAACTTACAACCGTCTTAAACTTCACCTCCCTAAAAAATTCTGTCAACTACCCAATTTTCCTTTCCCTGATTATTTCCCAGAATACCCTTCTAAATTTCAGTTTATTAACTACCTTGAATCTTATGctaaacattttaatattaatccTAATTTCAATGAAACAGTTCAATCTGCTAAGTATGATCAAACCTTTGGTCTTTGGAGGGTTAAGACTATTAGGAAAATAAACACTTTTACTTCACTTGCTCATGCtgctgatgatgatgatgatgatgttgaagTTGAGTATATTTGTAGGTGGCTTGTTGTTGCTACTGGCGAAAATTCTGAGAAAGTTGTGCCTGAGTTTGAAGGTTTGGATGATTTTGGTGGACGTGTTATGCATGCTTGTGATTATAAATCTGGTGAGGGTTATGGTGGAAAGAAAGTGCTTGTTGTTGGCTGTGGAAATTCTGGCATGGAAGTTTCTCTTGATCTTTGTAATCATAATGCAAATCCATCCATGGTGGTTAGAAGCtcg GTTCATGTGTTGCCAAGAGAAGTATTTGGAAAATCAACATTTGAGCTTGCAGTTATGTTGATGACAAAGTTACCAATTTGGATGGTTGATAAGATATTACTTGTTCTGACTCGTTTGATTTTGGGGAATGTTGAAAAGTATGGTCTTAAAAGGCCATGTATTGGACCTTTAGAGCTTAAGAACATTTCAGGGAAGACACCAGTTTTAGATATTGGAGCACTTGAGAAAATTAGATCTGGTCACATTGAAGTTGTTCCTGGAATAAGAAGATTTTCACAAGGAAAAGTTGAACTTGTTGATGGAAAAGTTCTTAATATTGATTCTGTTGTTCTTGCTACAGGATATCGTAGCAATGTACCTTCATGGCTTAAG GAAAATGAGTTTTTTTCCAATGATGGGATGCCAAAAGATCCATTTCCAAATGGATGGAAAGGAAAAAGTGGTCTTTATGCTGTTGGATTTACAGGGAGAGGTCTTTCTGGTGCATCTTTGGATGCAATTAGTGTGTCTCATGACATTGCCAAAAGCTGGAAAGAAGAAACTAAGCAGAGAAAGAAAACAGTGGCTGCTCGTCATAGAAGATGCATATCACACTTCTGA